A single region of the Deefgea piscis genome encodes:
- a CDS encoding CBS domain-containing protein — translation MTTARQMLAAKNKHDTVAVSPNATVYQALQMMADANIGAILVMENDKLVGIFSERDYARKVVLMGKTSSNTPVSEIMTHKLLCVPPNATTNECMGLMTEKRIRHLPVLDGDTVLGVLSIGDLVHEKMAEQEFAIEQLEQYIYS, via the coding sequence ATGACCACCGCTCGTCAAATGCTCGCCGCCAAAAACAAACACGATACCGTCGCAGTCTCTCCAAACGCAACAGTCTATCAAGCCTTACAAATGATGGCCGATGCCAATATCGGTGCCATTTTAGTGATGGAAAACGACAAACTCGTTGGGATTTTCTCCGAGCGTGATTACGCGCGCAAAGTCGTTTTAATGGGGAAAACCTCATCCAACACACCGGTTTCAGAAATCATGACGCATAAATTACTTTGCGTGCCGCCCAATGCCACGACCAATGAATGTATGGGGCTCATGACCGAAAAACGCATCCGTCACTTACCGGTACTCGACGGCGACACGGTACTGGGCGTGTTGTCGATTGGTGATTTGGTGCATGAAAAAATGGCCGAGCAAGAATTCGCGATCGAGCAACTTGAGCAATATATTTACAGCTAA
- a CDS encoding sensor histidine kinase, with protein MPDFNRSSSEHLWQSLSLFNIFRLLIVIGLMVGAFLLTGESLLERDHFWVVIWILGCYTLCGIIFAFGIAKKWPRFDVQLSIHVLIDVIFIVALMHLGGGIKSGFGILLLPYLAGAGLIARGRMTIFHAAIASIALLAEMLWSAIHGDLESTIPMSTVFLCIASFAVAWLAYRLSRYAEENRELAEQRSVDIANLGQLNTRILQDVSDGVLVVDSCNLIQQFNEQAVRVTGVRTDLGSPLAADFPELAAPLHRWREFPELGSSELVQTAGGRNTLRARFVSLTHDSSGNVLIYLEDMARLRRESQQLKLAALGRLTANLAHEIRNPLGAISHAAELMREEANDDPLLQKLTRIINDNSLRLERMVKDVLELNRRDRVERIDIHLADWLANFVEEFRQQEKIPVQLTIICPPEATVRFDVGHLHQVLWNLSRNGWRYCLKQDHSLRFTVSVFRSGWMLSVINDGPRVPSDAQSQLFEPFFTTESKGTGLGLYIAREICAANAALLEYQSPPESGACFRILFGYTDGEKI; from the coding sequence ATGCCCGATTTCAATCGCTCATCGAGTGAGCATCTATGGCAATCGCTATCCCTATTTAATATTTTCCGGCTATTAATCGTGATTGGCTTGATGGTGGGGGCGTTTTTACTCACCGGTGAGAGCTTGCTTGAGCGCGATCATTTTTGGGTGGTGATTTGGATTTTAGGGTGTTACACCCTGTGCGGGATTATTTTTGCCTTTGGCATCGCCAAAAAATGGCCGCGTTTTGACGTGCAATTGTCGATTCATGTGTTGATTGATGTGATTTTTATTGTGGCGTTGATGCATCTCGGTGGCGGAATTAAAAGCGGATTTGGGATTTTATTATTGCCGTATTTAGCTGGCGCCGGTTTGATTGCGCGTGGGCGGATGACGATCTTTCATGCGGCGATTGCCAGCATTGCTTTATTGGCTGAAATGCTGTGGAGCGCGATACACGGTGATTTAGAATCAACAATACCGATGTCGACGGTATTTCTCTGTATCGCTTCATTTGCGGTGGCTTGGCTGGCATACCGGCTCTCTCGGTATGCTGAAGAAAACCGAGAGCTAGCTGAACAACGTAGTGTCGATATTGCGAATTTAGGTCAGCTCAATACTCGGATTTTACAAGACGTATCTGACGGTGTTTTGGTAGTGGATAGTTGCAATTTAATTCAGCAATTTAATGAGCAAGCCGTTCGAGTCACCGGCGTTCGGACTGATTTAGGTAGCCCATTGGCGGCGGATTTTCCTGAATTGGCAGCGCCTTTACACCGCTGGCGCGAGTTTCCAGAGCTGGGCAGTAGTGAATTAGTGCAAACAGCAGGTGGGCGTAATACGCTGCGGGCGCGGTTTGTGTCTTTAACGCATGATTCGAGCGGGAATGTGCTGATTTATCTCGAAGATATGGCGCGCTTACGTCGTGAGTCACAGCAATTAAAACTCGCCGCGCTCGGGCGTTTAACGGCCAATCTGGCGCATGAGATTCGCAATCCTTTAGGTGCAATTAGCCATGCGGCTGAGCTGATGCGTGAAGAGGCGAATGATGACCCCTTATTACAAAAATTGACGCGAATTATTAATGACAACAGCCTGCGCCTTGAGCGCATGGTGAAAGACGTTTTAGAGCTCAATCGTCGTGATCGAGTTGAGCGTATTGATATTCACTTGGCCGATTGGCTGGCCAATTTTGTGGAAGAATTTCGGCAACAAGAGAAAATACCGGTGCAGCTCACCATCATTTGCCCACCGGAGGCGACGGTGCGGTTTGATGTGGGGCATTTGCATCAAGTGCTGTGGAATTTATCGCGTAATGGTTGGCGCTATTGCTTAAAGCAAGATCATAGCCTGCGTTTTACGGTGAGTGTATTTCGCTCTGGCTGGATGCTCAGTGTGATTAACGATGGACCTAGGGTGCCGAGCGACGCGCAGAGCCAGCTGTTTGAGCCTTTTTTTACTACTGAAAGTAAAGGCACGGGTTTGGGTTTATATATTGCGCGGGAAATTTGCGCAGCCAATGCCGCTTTACTAGAGTACCAATCCCCGCCAGAGAGCGGTGCTTGTTTTCGAATTTTATTTGGATATACCGATGGCGAAAAAATCTAA
- a CDS encoding RNA pyrophosphohydrolase encodes MLDRDGYRPNVGIIIINQQNQVFWGKRVREHSWQFPQGGIKQGETPEQAMFRELAEEVGLLPEHVEIVGRTRDWMKYDVPTNWVRREWRGTYRGQKQIWFMLRLVGKDSDVCLRKTTHPEFDAWRWNEYWSPLEAVIDFKRGVYEAALGELARLIGQHPPSVVN; translated from the coding sequence ATGCTCGATCGTGATGGCTATCGGCCAAACGTCGGCATCATTATCATTAATCAACAGAACCAAGTGTTTTGGGGGAAACGCGTGCGAGAGCATTCGTGGCAGTTTCCGCAAGGCGGCATTAAGCAGGGGGAAACTCCTGAGCAGGCGATGTTTCGAGAGCTGGCCGAAGAAGTTGGTCTGCTGCCGGAACATGTAGAAATTGTGGGCCGCACGCGGGACTGGATGAAATATGATGTGCCGACCAATTGGGTGCGCCGTGAATGGCGCGGTACTTATAGAGGACAAAAACAAATTTGGTTTATGCTCAGGCTAGTCGGGAAGGATTCTGACGTTTGCTTGCGTAAAACCACGCATCCCGAGTTTGATGCATGGCGCTGGAATGAATATTGGTCACCGCTTGAGGCGGTGATTGATTTCAAACGTGGCGTATATGAAGCAGCTTTGGGTGAGTTAGCGCGATTGATTGGTCAACATCCGCCTTCAGTCGTCAACTAA
- a CDS encoding TetR/AcrR family transcriptional regulator — protein MCPIKCWSRRKEARPQEILEAALSLFVEKGYAATKIEDIARAAGVTRGTPYLYFANKEEIFKSVIRSLLLPQLAIGATLLQDWQGSARDLLQELFHLWWRNVGATSLSALPKLMIAEGGNFPEVMQLYNEEVTAPGQAMLRQVLTLGVARGEFVINDIDYAAHILSSPMVMAMVLQNTPLYCLPADFSAQRYVQCTVDLFLTGLLARPMDASHA, from the coding sequence ATGTGCCCCATAAAGTGTTGGTCGCGGCGTAAAGAAGCCCGACCACAAGAAATCCTTGAGGCGGCTTTGTCCTTGTTTGTCGAAAAAGGCTATGCCGCTACCAAGATCGAAGACATTGCCCGTGCCGCAGGGGTGACCCGTGGTACGCCTTATTTGTACTTTGCCAATAAAGAAGAAATTTTTAAATCGGTGATTCGTTCTTTGCTGTTGCCGCAGCTGGCAATTGGCGCAACGCTATTACAAGACTGGCAAGGTAGTGCCCGTGACTTGCTGCAAGAGTTATTTCATTTGTGGTGGCGTAATGTGGGCGCAACATCGCTATCGGCACTGCCTAAGTTGATGATTGCAGAAGGGGGCAACTTCCCAGAAGTGATGCAACTTTACAATGAAGAAGTGACTGCACCGGGGCAAGCGATGTTGCGGCAGGTGCTGACTTTAGGCGTGGCGCGTGGTGAGTTTGTCATTAACGATATCGACTATGCCGCGCATATTTTATCTAGCCCGATGGTGATGGCGATGGTGTTGCAAAACACTCCTTTATATTGCTTACCCGCTGATTTTTCTGCCCAACGTTACGTGCAATGCACGGTGGATTTATTTTTAACCGGCCTTTTGGCCCGTCCTATGGATGCCTCTCATGCTTAA
- a CDS encoding pyrimidine 5'-nucleotidase encodes MPQPTWIFDLDNTLHHANQHAFPVIDSAMTAWLQNELQLQQSAANQLRQDYWRRYGATLLGLIRHHTHLNPHHFLAACHPLPQLLSEVHPMPQLKSTLARLNGNKIVFTNGPIAYARAMLAALDIERYFIGIAAIDTLNLTPKPIPKAYYQMLRQFKLKASDCIMVEDSIDNLITAKKLGMQTIWLRHGNKNHPAADRCITQLKQL; translated from the coding sequence ATGCCCCAACCTACTTGGATTTTTGATCTCGACAATACGCTGCATCATGCCAACCAGCATGCATTTCCGGTGATCGATTCGGCAATGACGGCTTGGCTACAAAATGAATTGCAACTGCAGCAATCGGCCGCCAATCAGCTACGCCAAGATTATTGGCGGCGCTATGGCGCGACTTTATTGGGCTTGATTCGCCATCATACGCATCTAAACCCACATCATTTTTTAGCGGCTTGCCATCCTTTACCTCAGCTACTGAGTGAAGTGCATCCGATGCCGCAGCTTAAATCCACACTGGCCAGACTCAATGGCAACAAGATTGTATTTACCAATGGCCCCATTGCCTACGCCAGAGCCATGCTCGCGGCGCTCGATATTGAGCGATATTTCATAGGTATAGCAGCCATCGATACGCTCAATCTTACCCCCAAGCCTATACCCAAGGCTTATTACCAAATGCTACGCCAATTTAAACTCAAAGCCAGCGACTGCATCATGGTTGAAGACAGTATCGACAATCTGATCACCGCCAAAAAATTAGGGATGCAAACGATTTGGTTGCGCCATGGTAATAAAAATCACCCTGCAGCCGATCGCTGTATTACCCAACTGAAACAGCTATAA
- a CDS encoding sigma-54-dependent transcriptional regulator has translation MAKKSKVLPRVLVVDDEPDLAELLELTLLKMGLAVETANGVIAAKALIDSQHFDLCLTDMRMPDGEGLDLVRYIQSKGLDLPIAVITAYGNTENAVAALKAGAFDYLAKPVALEQLRALVKSALKIEATLAVKAARRDRPLLGDSPALQHALVLIEKLARNQAPVYVTGESGSGKERAARTIHSCSSRVDQPFIAVNCGAIPENLMESEFFGYRKGAFTGAMEDRDGFFQAAHGGTLFLDEVADLPLLMQVKLLRAIQERKVRKVGGVQEEDVDVRIISATHQNLSRCVEAGRFRQDLYYRLNVIELKMPALREMGNDVLLIAQFLVEDIAARHGMPVLAFTAAAKEALCRYDFPGNVRELENLLERAMALADGQQIDIDDLQLQHASCDKAEAVAANLGDTYPLQDYLDRVEKAAIIAALDKTGFNRTQAAKLLGVTFRSLRYRLERLGITQDE, from the coding sequence ATGGCGAAAAAATCTAAAGTATTACCCCGAGTTTTGGTGGTGGATGATGAGCCTGATTTGGCCGAATTACTCGAATTAACTTTGCTCAAAATGGGGCTGGCGGTTGAAACTGCCAATGGGGTGATTGCCGCCAAAGCTTTGATTGATAGCCAGCATTTTGATTTGTGTTTGACCGATATGCGCATGCCCGATGGTGAAGGCTTGGATCTGGTTCGGTATATCCAAAGTAAAGGCTTAGATTTACCGATTGCGGTGATTACGGCATATGGTAATACCGAGAATGCCGTTGCGGCTCTGAAAGCGGGCGCGTTTGATTATTTGGCCAAGCCGGTGGCGCTAGAGCAATTGCGGGCTTTAGTCAAATCGGCACTGAAAATTGAAGCTACGCTAGCGGTAAAAGCCGCGCGACGAGATCGTCCGCTGCTGGGCGATTCGCCAGCTTTGCAACACGCTTTGGTGTTAATTGAAAAACTAGCGCGCAATCAAGCGCCAGTGTACGTCACCGGAGAGTCGGGCTCGGGTAAAGAGCGGGCGGCGCGAACGATTCATAGTTGTTCTAGTCGGGTGGATCAGCCATTTATTGCGGTGAACTGCGGTGCGATTCCGGAAAACTTAATGGAAAGTGAGTTTTTTGGCTACCGCAAAGGCGCATTTACCGGCGCGATGGAAGACCGCGATGGCTTTTTTCAGGCGGCACATGGCGGTACGCTATTTTTGGATGAAGTCGCCGATTTGCCCTTGCTGATGCAAGTTAAATTGCTGCGCGCCATTCAAGAGCGCAAAGTACGCAAAGTGGGCGGCGTGCAAGAAGAAGACGTTGATGTACGGATTATTTCGGCAACGCATCAAAATCTATCGCGCTGCGTTGAGGCTGGGCGTTTTCGGCAAGATTTGTATTATCGACTGAATGTGATCGAGCTGAAAATGCCGGCACTGCGCGAAATGGGCAACGATGTCTTATTAATCGCTCAGTTTTTAGTTGAAGACATCGCTGCGCGCCATGGCATGCCAGTGTTGGCTTTTACTGCGGCAGCCAAAGAGGCGCTATGCCGTTATGATTTTCCCGGTAATGTGCGTGAATTAGAAAATCTACTTGAGCGCGCAATGGCTTTGGCCGATGGCCAGCAGATTGATATCGATGATCTGCAATTGCAACACGCTTCTTGCGATAAAGCAGAGGCCGTTGCGGCGAATTTAGGCGACACCTATCCATTGCAAGACTATTTGGATCGGGTAGAAAAAGCCGCCATTATCGCTGCTTTGGATAAAACCGGCTTTAATCGAACGCAGGCAGCGAAATTACTCGGCGTGACCTTTCGAAGTTTGCGCTATCGCTTAGAAAGATTGGGGATTACGCAAGATGAGTGA
- the ampD gene encoding 1,6-anhydro-N-acetylmuramyl-L-alanine amidase AmpD, with product MSESLGRFESATIKLSEPMLQFEIDELGWCHAAKRIPSPNCDARPVGQAPDMLVIHNIHLPPQPAGTLEFTGPDIERLFTNTLDVADHACYAELAQLRVSAHFLIRRSGEILQFVPCELRAWHAGVSRWQERERCNDFSIGIELEGSDFVPFMPAQYAALNSLAAALQRRYPLAFLLGHSEIAPERKTDPGPYFDWNLLAEPILELRQTGNISQL from the coding sequence ATGAGTGAATCGCTGGGGCGGTTTGAATCAGCAACAATCAAATTGAGTGAGCCAATGTTGCAATTTGAAATTGATGAATTGGGCTGGTGCCATGCGGCCAAGCGGATACCGAGTCCCAATTGTGATGCGCGCCCAGTCGGGCAAGCGCCCGATATGCTGGTGATCCACAATATTCATTTGCCACCGCAACCGGCAGGAACGCTTGAGTTTACTGGTCCGGACATTGAGCGGCTATTTACCAATACGCTGGATGTGGCTGATCACGCTTGTTATGCAGAGTTGGCGCAACTGCGGGTGTCGGCGCATTTTTTGATTCGCCGCAGCGGTGAAATCCTGCAATTTGTACCGTGCGAGCTGCGCGCTTGGCATGCGGGTGTATCACGTTGGCAAGAACGTGAGCGCTGTAATGATTTTTCGATTGGTATTGAATTGGAAGGCTCGGACTTTGTGCCTTTTATGCCAGCGCAATATGCAGCGTTGAATTCACTGGCTGCGGCATTGCAGCGCCGCTACCCGCTGGCTTTTTTATTGGGGCATAGCGAGATTGCGCCGGAAAGAAAAACCGATCCAGGCCCTTATTTTGATTGGAATTTACTGGCGGAGCCGATTTTGGAATTACGCCAAACTGGCAACATCAGCCAACTCTAA
- the argB gene encoding acetylglutamate kinase, with amino-acid sequence MPEITPQIKAEILSEALPYIQRFLDKTIVIKYGGNAMIDEELKDGFASDVVLLKLVGMNPVVVHGGGPQINDLLDRIGKKGEFIQGMRVTDAETMDVVEMVLGGHVNKEIVSLINKHGGKAVGLTGQDGHFIRARKMMLKDNMGENNIDIGQVGEIQSIDPSIVLHLDAADFIPVIAPIGVDATGESLNINADLVAGKLAEVLKAEKLILMTNTPGVLDKEGNLLTKLTARRIDELFADGTISGGMLPKIASALDAAKSGVNAVHIIDGRVKHALLLEVLTEQGVGTMIRAK; translated from the coding sequence GTGCCTGAAATAACCCCACAAATCAAAGCCGAAATTCTGTCTGAAGCCCTGCCGTATATTCAGCGCTTCTTAGATAAAACCATCGTGATTAAATACGGTGGTAATGCAATGATTGATGAAGAGCTCAAAGATGGGTTTGCATCGGATGTGGTGTTGCTCAAGCTGGTGGGTATGAATCCAGTGGTAGTTCACGGTGGTGGCCCGCAAATTAATGATTTGCTCGATCGCATCGGCAAAAAAGGCGAATTCATCCAAGGCATGCGCGTCACCGATGCCGAAACCATGGATGTGGTTGAAATGGTCTTAGGTGGCCATGTGAATAAAGAAATCGTTTCGCTGATTAATAAACACGGTGGTAAAGCGGTCGGTTTAACAGGTCAAGACGGCCACTTTATCCGCGCGCGTAAAATGATGCTCAAAGACAATATGGGCGAAAACAATATCGATATCGGCCAAGTTGGCGAAATTCAAAGTATCGACCCATCGATTGTGCTGCATTTAGACGCCGCCGACTTTATTCCAGTGATTGCGCCAATCGGTGTGGATGCCACTGGCGAAAGCCTCAATATCAATGCCGATTTGGTCGCTGGCAAATTGGCTGAAGTGCTCAAAGCCGAAAAACTCATCTTAATGACCAATACCCCCGGCGTTTTGGATAAAGAAGGTAACTTACTCACCAAGCTCACTGCGCGTCGGATTGATGAATTATTTGCCGACGGCACCATCTCTGGCGGCATGTTGCCAAAAATTGCTTCGGCACTAGATGCGGCTAAAAGCGGCGTCAATGCAGTGCATATTATTGATGGCCGAGTTAAACATGCCTTACTGCTTGAAGTACTGACCGAGCAAGGCGTTGGCACGATGATTCGCGCCAAATAA
- a CDS encoding potassium transporter Kup: MSTSQAQDPKKLAGLIVGAIGVVYGDIGTSPLYTLKECFNGHVALDLNPANILGVLSLIFWSLMIVVSTKYIMFIMRADNRGEGGILALMALAARNATPGSRKAMWITIIGLFGAALFYGDSIITPAISVLSALEGISIVSHTFDPYIIPIAIVVMVVLFGIQARGTASMGKLFGPITIAWFLALAGLGIAQIIQAPEVLKALNPLYAIEFFISSPKIAFILLGAVVLALTGAEALYADMGHFGRPAIRYAWFGLVLPALMLNYLGQGALLLTTPEAIKNPFYMMAPAWMVMPLVVLATCASIIASQAVISGAYSVTSQAIQLGFVPRMDIQHTSEREIGQIYMPGINWFLLASVILLVIGFKTSSNLAAAYGFAVTCTMVMTTLLAFMVLGRGLAGWKKYGLYAMLSLFLVVDLALFASNSLKIHEGGWFPLVIGLVAFILMTTWKRGRKMLSAKLLEGEMPLSGFVESLEAHPPQRVEGISIFMTANTDTVPHALLHNLKHNKVLHEQVVFLTVQTNDIPYVPLKERVTVRRLGESFYQIVATFGFKEEPNIPAVLLQVTQLQPELVFDEMNTSFFLSRETIVEAKYPSMSWWRRRLFSLMSRNATRVTNFFKIPPNRVVEMGMQVEL, encoded by the coding sequence ATGTCGACTTCTCAAGCGCAGGATCCAAAAAAGCTAGCCGGACTAATCGTTGGTGCGATTGGTGTGGTCTATGGCGATATTGGTACTAGCCCGCTGTACACTCTGAAAGAATGCTTTAACGGCCATGTGGCTCTTGATTTAAATCCAGCGAATATTTTAGGGGTTTTATCGCTGATTTTTTGGAGCCTGATGATCGTCGTTTCGACCAAATACATCATGTTTATTATGCGTGCGGATAATCGAGGCGAAGGTGGTATTTTGGCTTTGATGGCCTTGGCGGCGCGTAATGCCACACCGGGTTCTCGCAAGGCCATGTGGATTACCATTATTGGTCTATTTGGCGCCGCTTTGTTTTATGGCGATTCGATTATTACCCCGGCGATTTCTGTGCTTTCGGCATTAGAAGGGATTAGCATTGTTTCGCACACCTTTGATCCTTATATTATTCCGATTGCCATTGTGGTGATGGTGGTGCTGTTTGGGATTCAAGCACGCGGTACGGCCAGTATGGGCAAGTTATTTGGCCCAATTACCATAGCTTGGTTTTTGGCATTGGCGGGCTTAGGCATTGCCCAAATTATTCAAGCGCCTGAAGTGTTAAAAGCGCTTAACCCCTTGTATGCGATTGAATTTTTTATCTCTAGTCCAAAAATTGCGTTTATTTTGCTTGGTGCAGTGGTGTTGGCTTTGACCGGGGCTGAGGCTTTATATGCCGATATGGGCCACTTTGGTCGTCCGGCGATTCGCTATGCGTGGTTTGGTTTGGTATTGCCCGCCTTGATGCTCAATTATTTAGGGCAGGGCGCGCTATTGTTGACCACCCCCGAAGCGATTAAAAATCCATTTTATATGATGGCGCCGGCGTGGATGGTGATGCCGCTGGTGGTATTGGCCACTTGTGCGTCGATTATTGCTTCGCAAGCGGTGATTTCTGGGGCGTATTCGGTCACTAGCCAAGCGATTCAGCTCGGCTTTGTACCAAGAATGGATATTCAGCATACGTCTGAGCGTGAAATTGGTCAGATTTATATGCCGGGGATTAATTGGTTCTTGTTAGCCTCGGTGATTTTATTGGTGATTGGTTTTAAAACATCGAGTAATTTGGCCGCCGCGTATGGTTTTGCCGTGACGTGCACCATGGTGATGACCACTTTACTGGCGTTTATGGTCTTGGGTCGTGGTTTGGCTGGTTGGAAAAAATATGGCTTATACGCGATGTTAAGCCTATTTTTAGTCGTCGATTTGGCCTTGTTTGCCTCAAACTCGCTCAAAATCCATGAGGGCGGCTGGTTCCCATTGGTGATTGGTTTGGTGGCCTTTATCTTGATGACGACTTGGAAGCGGGGTCGTAAGATGTTGTCGGCTAAATTGCTTGAAGGTGAAATGCCATTAAGCGGCTTTGTTGAAAGCCTTGAAGCGCACCCACCGCAGCGTGTCGAAGGGATTTCAATCTTTATGACCGCCAATACTGACACGGTGCCGCATGCTTTATTGCATAATTTAAAACACAATAAAGTGCTGCACGAGCAAGTGGTGTTCTTGACGGTGCAAACCAACGATATTCCTTATGTACCACTTAAAGAGCGAGTCACAGTGCGGCGATTGGGGGAAAGTTTTTACCAAATTGTGGCAACGTTTGGCTTTAAAGAAGAGCCCAATATTCCTGCAGTATTGTTGCAAGTAACACAGCTGCAGCCAGAATTGGTGTTTGATGAAATGAATACCTCGTTCTTCTTGTCGCGTGAAACGATTGTTGAAGCGAAATATCCATCAATGAGCTGGTGGCGTCGCCGCTTGTTTAGTTTGATGAGTCGCAATGCAACGCGGGTTACCAACTTCTTTAAAATCCCACCTAACCGTGTGGTTGAAATGGGGATGCAGGTAGAGCTATAG
- a CDS encoding efflux RND transporter periplasmic adaptor subunit, whose protein sequence is MLNKWSVTLLAAMVVLAGCKSEQKPVEEIRPVRTMVVGGALPAAAEVYSGEVKAQHEVPLGFRIPGKIISRSVSVGDMVKKGQVLAQLDAGDVALNATAARAALSSAQAQLAQAKLDYQRSQDLHAQNFVSQAEVDKRQTALISAQKLTEQAKAQVDLANNQASYTQLTADGDGVITQTLAEPGAVVSAGQSVLMLAKAGQYEAVIDVPENRVQAWQPGQKVAVQLWADANRELVGTVSEVAPAADSKTRTFRVKVALPEKNSAALGMTIQVSQVFASKEIPNEISVPMSAIFGKEQMMRVWLVDAKNTVHSQAITVLGHQGQQVRIQGIPAKSVVVTAGVHLLREGQKIKILPAAQGAQQ, encoded by the coding sequence ATGCTTAATAAATGGTCAGTGACACTACTTGCCGCGATGGTCGTTTTAGCCGGTTGCAAATCAGAACAAAAACCGGTCGAAGAAATTCGCCCGGTGCGCACCATGGTGGTGGGTGGAGCCTTACCTGCTGCAGCTGAGGTGTATAGCGGCGAGGTGAAAGCGCAGCATGAAGTGCCGTTGGGATTTCGCATTCCCGGCAAAATTATTTCGCGCTCAGTGAGTGTGGGCGATATGGTGAAAAAAGGTCAGGTGTTAGCGCAACTGGATGCCGGCGATGTGGCGTTGAACGCCACGGCTGCGCGCGCGGCTTTATCTTCTGCGCAGGCGCAGTTAGCACAAGCCAAACTCGATTATCAGCGCTCACAAGATTTACACGCACAGAACTTTGTTAGCCAAGCCGAGGTAGATAAACGGCAAACGGCGCTGATTTCAGCGCAAAAACTCACTGAGCAAGCCAAGGCGCAAGTGGATTTGGCGAATAATCAGGCGAGTTACACTCAACTCACTGCCGATGGCGATGGCGTGATTACGCAAACCTTGGCTGAACCGGGCGCAGTGGTTTCTGCGGGACAATCGGTACTGATGTTGGCCAAAGCTGGGCAGTATGAGGCAGTGATTGATGTGCCAGAAAATCGCGTTCAAGCGTGGCAGCCAGGGCAAAAAGTGGCCGTGCAACTGTGGGCCGATGCCAATCGAGAGTTGGTTGGCACGGTGAGCGAAGTCGCCCCTGCGGCCGATAGTAAAACCCGAACGTTTCGCGTGAAGGTCGCGCTACCGGAAAAAAATTCAGCTGCACTGGGTATGACGATACAGGTAAGTCAGGTATTCGCTTCTAAAGAGATACCTAATGAAATATCTGTACCGATGTCGGCAATCTTTGGCAAAGAGCAAATGATGCGAGTGTGGTTAGTGGATGCTAAAAACACCGTGCATAGCCAAGCCATTACCGTGCTGGGTCATCAAGGCCAGCAAGTTAGAATTCAAGGGATTCCTGCTAAATCGGTGGTGGTGACTGCTGGTGTGCATTTATTGCGTGAAGGGCAAAAAATCAAAATCTTGCCAGCAGCGCAAGGAGCACAGCAATGA